The Scleropages formosus chromosome 9, fSclFor1.1, whole genome shotgun sequence DNA segment AAGCAAACCGAATTGTGGTTTAGGGCTTGTACTGGCGCCTCCATATTTTGCAGACTTGGCCCTACAGGTGTAGTTACGGGTAAAGCAAAGTGCAGTGAGCACAAGAGGACAGTTATTTAGAAAATGTCCCGGCTGAGAACATGAGCTGCGGTCCCACCTTCCCGCAACCATCCCTCTCACCCCCTGGCGGCTGGGCACCCTCCCTCGGCAGCGCGCTCAGTTCCTGCAGCCGGAGGAGCTGCTCCTTCGTGCCGTGTCTTCCTGCCTCTTCTCTGCGCATCCGGCTCATGGTCTCCTCCAGCCGCAGCCTCAGCACCGACAGCAAGTGGGGCTGCAAGGTCAGCCGACCCCGGTGGGCCCAGAGCTCCGAGGCGCTGCGGGGGAAGGAGAATAAGGTGGGAGCCGAGGAGTTGAGCAGGCCCAAGAGGAGGGCCTCGCTGGAGGAGGACCCCAGGCGCATGGAGGGCAGGGACGTCAGGGCACCGAGAGACACCGAGGCGGGCAGAGCAGGGACGGGCTCCAGCTGCGTGTGCGAAAGCGCTTCGCCCAGGAACTTCTGCAACTCGCACAGGAAAAGGAAGGTTTCAGAAGGCGGGGGGGCTGCGGTGTGGCTCAGCTCCAGCGCCGCTCTGCAGGAAAAATTCCCACATGGGTTGTTCCCTTGAGTCAGGTGTCAAAcccaaattactgcagtaaaacagggATCGGGGTTGGACGGGCTTGGACAAAAGCACCGGTTAAACACcgaaacaatatttttgactaATACCATACGTAACACGGTATCTTGGGAAACGCTCCTGGGCGGCACTACAGACTCACGCGTGCTTGGGCTCCGGGCCGTCTGAATCGTCAGCCGCCACCCTGTCTgccaggagcaggagcagagggCTCGGAGCCTTGTCCTCTGGCTTGTCCCCTTTCAGTAGCCGCTGCACCTCAGCAGCAGACGCCTCGGCTCCTGGAAGCGAACGTCACCGTTAACGTCCGAACGTGGAAACACACGAGCAGAACCTTCCGGCAAGGTGGGAAGGGAAATGTCTTCGCTGCTCACCATTATCCCCCCAGTTTGTCTCCATGGTAATCTGCCATGCCAGGCGATGCCGGGCTCCGCATGGTACTTTTCCCCCGGACAGAACAAGGAACTGGGTTCCCGCTGAAAGGCAAGCCgtctggggaggggggattcaaatgAGAGGTAAATCCAAACCGTGCAAATGGCACGGTAATAACCTCCACGTTCAGGTGGGAGACAATTCGTAATAAGAAAATACCGACAGAAACGAAGGTGGATAATCTCCCGTAACTGCAACATGTACATATAATAAGTTGCATCGGCGCCGTCTGCAGAGCTGCTCTTGATGCTTAACCTGGTGATGCGGGAGGAGGGAACGACTGCTGAAGGAGATGCTCAGCACTCCCGTCCTGACAGAGCCCTCCAGGAAGAACAGGAGCGTGGGGGTCAGTTCGTGGCGTGCCGAGTGCAGGGGGGGTGGCAGCTGGAAGTGAAGGAGCAGCGTGGTCCTGCGTGTCGCTCCATCCACCTCCCACAGCTCTAAGAGAAAACGAAAAGCGCCAGTGAGTCGCATTCCGTTGAAGGCGATCTGAAACACAGCAcgcatatatacagtaaaaacgtAAAAATACGCAGAGGGAATTTGCTTCATGGCCTGGCTGTGGACACACATCTGAAGACAAAGAGGGCATCTTGTGTAAATTAAACACGGAGGAGGATAACTAAAAGTCAACGAAATactcggcgggggggggggggggggggggtcggagACCAAGTTACCTTTAGTGGGGTGTAAAACGTAGAGTGCCGCTTTCTCTGGATCTCCTCCGAAGCTTTCAGTCAGCGCCGAGGGGGTGACGATCCGGCCACCGGTTTTCCCATCTAGATTGGAACAAACGCCGAACCGTGCTCTGTCCTCGGGGCTCAGCTCCAAATCCCTCCCGGAAGCTTCCACCAGTTTGCTCTGCAGCTCCTTCACAACAGCTGCATGCTTTTCCTTGGCTGCGCGGAGCAAGAGCTTCCCTAGGCGGTGCTCAGAGACAGGCGTGGGGACGTCCACTGACTCCAGCGGTGGCAGGTTCCCCTCCAGGGGCTTTGGAGGGCCGTGAGGCAAGTGCTGCTCTTCTCCAAGCTCCCCCTCTTGCCTTCTGCTCTCGATGCCACCTGCAGCTCCCTCTCCTGTCGCATGACAAGAAGAGACGTCTCTTCTTTGACCGTTAAAAACAATACTGTGAAGTTCTAGACACATCTGAGATGTTTGGTCCTGAAGACAGGGCATTTTGTCTTTGCATGACATCTGGGAGGACGTAGGGTTTTGGACAGCCGTGGAAGACTTAAAAAGTAACAAGTGTCACCAACCTGATCGAATCTGGTCTTCCTCTGGATCCCGGTGCGAGAGAGCGACCACCACACAAGGCAGGAGCAACATCACCCCAACCACAGACCCCGGCGACATGTCGTCTTCTCGCTCCGTCGCCCAGTCTGCGAGAAGATCCCGTTTAGCCGGGCTCACTGGGGAAAGTTGAATTTTATAAGGTTCCCCTCCATAAGGGAGGAACAGAACATGTCACCAACACGCCGACGTAGACGATAAGGATGGAAGTAGCAGCCAACCAAACAAAGGATCCCTGTCCAACTGTGCAGCTGCTAAAGCGAGTGAAGAGATGCCAAAGGAGTCCTTCCCACCAGTGCTGTAAATCAGAACAATCACTTATTTACTCTCTCACTGTACTACGGTGCCCTGAGGGCCTCGGTATGAATGACAGTGCCACACGTAGCACTTAAGAAAATATGCACATCAATaatgcattaaaacacacattagATGCAGAGAAGCATAAGATTGATAATAAAGTACATAAGAACGTGTTCTAAATGGTCCCTGCTGATGTAAACATTGAGATATTTTAAGGAAATGACAAAAAGGGTCATTGCGGATCCCAGTCGtcgtccaaaaaaaaaatctaaattcaaagaaAGCCTCGGTTTACGTGGCGAAAAAAACCGGGCGAAAAGTCAGACAACTCCTGAAACGCCGATTGTCGCACAGCTCGCCTGTTGCGTGACGTCATTTGAGGAAGCTTCGTCGTCACACCGGAATTTTCGAAATCGAGAGACGTCACGATTGACTTCTCTGAAGCTGCTGGCCTCTGAGCCACTGAACCTCACCTGAAGGACCAAGTCAGGTGATGAGGTACCCAAAAATGGTCTTAAACCAAGCGGACACAAAAAGCTGGGAAAAAACCAGTTGGCACAGGACGTCGTGACCTGTTCAAAGGTATAAAGCAGCTTGTGACAATGGGGGGGTGCAGGTAGCACACTGGGCACTTGGAAAACTCAACATCtctggttcaaaccccagctGTGCTGTAGTAACCCATGAGcctggtacttaccctgtactTCCACCAAGAaacatcctgctgtgtaaatgtgcacaGATGTGCAAGTGGCTTCATATATAAACCTAAGTCTGTAGGTCAGCTTTGACAAGCTGGGGGTCTTCGGAACCTTCCGGTCCAGATGAAGAAAGAGACTAGCCGGGTGACGCCTTGGAAACGGTGGTTGTGTTGGATGAGCCTGCAGAAAGAAGAGCGGAATCTGCCCCGGCGAGAGCTCATCTGGCCAAACCTCCACTTCAGCAGTACAAGATTTCATCCTATTGCGATGTTTGGCATACTGCGTAACAATTGCTGTTATTTTCACATACAAATTACTgctttttgaatatttaaatcaGCATGTGTTGTCCTTAGACTttccaattatttatccatttgcaaTTTGGAGCAAGTACTTCGACCAAGGGTTCGACAGCAGGAGATCAGTTTGGTATTTACTATGCCACGTGTTGCCCCCCATATAGAATGAGCTTGACAGATGTACTACTTTAGAAGCAATTACTTTTAATATAACTCCCTGGCATCTTTGCTGCCATTATTATCGCCTATTCCTTCCCTAGTATCTCCGTCTTGGCTTGCAATGAGATTTATGATGTAGCAATGTTGGAATcctaataaataaatccattgAAAAATTTTTTCGCCCCCAAATAGTCTGCACTCTTGTCTGAATCTGAAATCCCACAGCTGCAGTTCAGTTTTGAAAACTCAAGGTTTCTGCTGTTTTGGGTTTGCCAAGCGTCACTGCCAAGAGATAAAGCCAAGGTTCATTCGATGTCTGAAGGGGCAGGTGGggtggatttttttaatatgatcaCAACGGGGGGGAACCTTTTGAAATGCTTGGAAATGACAGTGATGAAAAATAGCCACAAATTGAAGCAATTTATGTAGCCACACAAGCGCCAGTTTCAAGACACCTGTGTAGTTTTCTTTTAACgcattaaatatttcaatcAAAATACATCTGAATATTTTAGTGTAAATATCAAAACAGTTTAACAAGTAAAGACTTGTCATCTGTATTATTGCAAAGCCAAGATGTTTTGCCCTTCTATACAGATTACTGCTTTCTTCAGGGTTTATGCACCCATTTGCTGTTGGCCTAAGAGTGTTCCGAATACTCAAGTACTTTAAGTTATACaaagaaaccatttttttcatacCACAGTATTTTCAACACAGCCATTCCGTCTTTAGGGCAAAGAAACAACAGGGCAGAGAGTTCCCAAAACATCAGTGTCTATTTTTGGTCAAAGTAGAGAAAATTTGCGCTTGAAAATTTGGAATGTGCTACAACTGTAAACA contains these protein-coding regions:
- the amh gene encoding muellerian-inhibiting factor isoform X3, which produces MSPGSVVGVMLLLPCVVVALSHRDPEEDQIRSGEGAAGGIESRRQEGELGEEQHLPHGPPKPLEGNLPPLESVDVPTPVSEHRLGKLLLRAAKEKHAAVVKELQSKLVEASGRDLELSPEDRARFGVCSNLDGKTGGRIVTPSALTESFGGDPEKAALYVLHPTKELWEVDGATRRTTLLLHFQLPPPLHSARHELTPTLLFFLEGSVRTGVLSISFSSRSLLPHHQTACLSAGTQFLVLSGGKVPCGARHRLAWQITMETNWGDNGAEASAAEVQRLLKGDKPEDKAPSPLLLLLADRVAADDSDGPEPKHAASELWAHRGRLTLQPHLLSVLRLRLEETMSRMRREEAGRHGTKEQLLRLQELSALPREGAQPPGGSGNPGERQYHALLLLKALQTVLWTWEAERGQRAARGGQEGQRSRGKCQLHPLTVSMDKYLLSPSTAAINNCQGSCSDLPLERITNHAMMLNIHRNNGLPLERGPCCVPVEYEELCVAVLNSEGTEIQYKPEMVAKECGCR
- the amh gene encoding muellerian-inhibiting factor isoform X2, whose translation is MSPGSVVGVMLLLPCVVVALSHRDPEEDQIRSGEGAAGGIESRRQEGELGEEQHLPHGPPKPLEGNLPPLESVDVPTPVSEHRLGKLLLRAAKEKHAAVVKELQSKLVEASGRDLELSPEDRARFGVCSNLDGKTGGRIVTPSALTESFGGDPEKAALYVLHPTKELWEVDGATRRTTLLLHFQLPPPLHSARHELTPTLLFFLEGSVRTGVLSISFSSRSLLPHHQTACLSAGTQFLVLSGGKVPCGARHRLAWQITMETNWGDNGAEASAAEVQRLLKGDKPEDKAPSPLLLLLADRVAADDSDGPEPKHAAALELSHTAAPPPSETFLFLCELQKFLGEALSHTQLEPVPALPASVSLGALTSLPSMRLGSSSSEALLLGLLNSSAPTLFSFPRSASELWAHRGRLTLQPHLLSVLRLRLEETMSRMRREEAGRHGTKEQLLRLQELSALPREGAQPPGGERDGCGKVLATLEKDSITPCFCSRPCRLCSGLGRRRGDSGPLAGVKRAREAGASASCTLSPCPWISTC
- the amh gene encoding muellerian-inhibiting factor isoform X1, with the protein product MSPGSVVGVMLLLPCVVVALSHRDPEEDQIRSGEGAAGGIESRRQEGELGEEQHLPHGPPKPLEGNLPPLESVDVPTPVSEHRLGKLLLRAAKEKHAAVVKELQSKLVEASGRDLELSPEDRARFGVCSNLDGKTGGRIVTPSALTESFGGDPEKAALYVLHPTKELWEVDGATRRTTLLLHFQLPPPLHSARHELTPTLLFFLEGSVRTGVLSISFSSRSLLPHHQTACLSAGTQFLVLSGGKVPCGARHRLAWQITMETNWGDNGAEASAAEVQRLLKGDKPEDKAPSPLLLLLADRVAADDSDGPEPKHAAALELSHTAAPPPSETFLFLCELQKFLGEALSHTQLEPVPALPASVSLGALTSLPSMRLGSSSSEALLLGLLNSSAPTLFSFPRSASELWAHRGRLTLQPHLLSVLRLRLEETMSRMRREEAGRHGTKEQLLRLQELSALPREGAQPPGGSGNPGERQYHALLLLKALQTVLWTWEAERGQRAARGGQEGQRSRGKCQLHPLTVSMDKYLLSPSTAAINNCQGSCSDLPLERITNHAMMLNIHRNNGLPLERGPCCVPVEYEELCVAVLNSEGTEIQYKPEMVAKECGCR